Proteins co-encoded in one Setaria viridis chromosome 9, Setaria_viridis_v4.0, whole genome shotgun sequence genomic window:
- the LOC117840357 gene encoding cytochrome b5 produces the protein MADEKKVFGFEEVAKHNVTKDCWIIIAGKVYDVTPFMDEHPGGDEVLLAVTGKDATADFEDIGHSDSAREMMEKYHIGQIDASTIPAKRTYVNPQQVPRNVDNDSDLLIKILQFLVPILILGLAFGIRQYTKSE, from the exons ATGGCCGACGAGAAGAAGGTGTTTGGGTTCGAGGAGGTCGCCAAGCACAACGTCACCAAGGACTGCTGGATCATCATCGCCGGCAAG GTTTATGATGTCACTCCCTTTATGGATGAGCATCCTGGTGGAGATGAGGTTTTGCTAGCTGTAACTG GGAAAGATGCTACGGCTGATTTTGAAGATATTGGCCACAGTGATTCAGCAAGGGAGATGATGGAGAAGTACCACATTGGGCAGATTGATGCTTCAACCATCCCAGCAAAGCGTACTTATGTGAATCCCCAGCAAGTGCCCCGCAACGTGGACAACGATAGCGACCTCCTCATCAAGATATTGCAGTTCCTCGTTCCCATTCTGATCCTGGGCCTTGCGTTTGGTATCCGGCAATACACCAAATCAGAGTAG
- the LOC117840355 gene encoding rab GTPase-activating protein 22: protein MWAWGCVQRVAAGLLGGPLAGGGRWNTAVAVGVTAAAGLAVVAIVVSSRRGGLKSPWWRRRRKAPLTAEEWRGLFTPEGKLQDGGVKLVKKVRSGGIEPSIRALVWPFLLGVYSLDSSEAERDAVKAQNRKGYLLLRKHCLRKSAYSMEGSKQSTNKTAGVNPEESISSEKGEESGCASPVESVEVPENAIVEEAISTEEGNPCLSTEQELQDDTSETKPEKMDENQSSSSSSNDEDSERSNVTHVEASHKDLASVCEPSLEDEQESIPRYSNTGGNMDDIEVSKAARPVKSARATEDFETWQRIIRLDAVRANDEWVSYSPSQASVSREKAVESAKAVCLKDYEHLEPCRIHHASRLVAILEAYAIYDQEIGYCQGMSDLLAPLLSVLEEDDEAFWCFAGFMRKARHNFRLDEVGIRRQLNMVARIIKYKDFHLYRHLEMLQAEDCFFVYRMVVVMFRRELTFEQTLCLWEVMWADQAANRAGIAKSSWRRMRLGAPPTDDLLLYAIAASVLQKRKLIIESYSSMDEIIRECNSMAGQLDIWKLLDDAHDLVVTLHNRIE from the exons ATGTGGGCGTGGGGCTGCGTCCagcgcgtggccgccggcctcctcggcggccccctcgccggcgggggccgctggaacaccgccgtcgccgtcggggtcacggccgccgccggcctcgcggTCGTCGCCATCGTCGTCTCCTCCCGCAG AGGCGGGCTCAAATctccgtggtggcggcggaggaggaaggcgccGCTCACGGCCGAGGAGTGGCGCGGCCTGTTCACGCCGGAGGGGAAGCTTCAGGACGGCGGAGTGAAGCTTGTGAAGAAAGTTCGGAGCGGA GGGATTGAACCGAGTATCAGAGCACTGGTCTGGCCATTCCTTTTGGGAGT TTATAGCCTTGACAGTTCTGAAGCGGAAAGAGATGCTGTTAAGGCCCAGAACAG GAAGGGATATCTGTTACTGAGGAAGCATTGCCTGCGAAAATCTGCATACAGCATGGAAGGGAGCAAGCAATCAACAAATAAAACAGCTGGAGTCAACCCTGAAGAGAGCATTAGTTCTGAAAAAGGTGAAGAATCTGGTTGTGCCAGTCCTGTTGAATCCGTAGAAGTTCCTGAAAATGCTATTGTGGAAGAGGCTATCTCAACCGAGGAAGGAAATCCATGTCTCAGTACAGAGCAAGAATTgcaggatgacacatctgaAACAAAGCCTGAGAAGATGGATGAAAACCAATCTTCATCTAGTTCCTCTAATGACGAAGATAGTGAGAGAAGCAATGTAACTCATGTAGAAGCATCTCATAAGGACTTGGCCTCAGTTTGTGAGCCTTCATTAGAGGATGAACAAGAAAGTATCCCCAGATATTCCAACACAGGAGGAAATATGGATGATATTGAGGTATCTAAGGCTGCCCGTCCTGTGAAGTCTGCACGGGCAACTGAGGATTTTGAGACGTGGCAACGCATTATTCGTTTGGATGCAGTCCGTGCTAACGATGAATGGGTTTCCTACTCTCCATCTCAAGCTTCAGTTTCCAGGGAGAAGGCGGTTGAATCTGCTAAAGCTGTTTGTCTCAAAGACTACGAACACTTGGAACCATGTCGGATCCATCACGCGTCACGCCTTGTTGCTATACTTGAGGCCTATGCAATTTATGACCAAGAAATTGGATATTGCCAGGGCATGAGCGACCTCCTTGCGCCTCTCCTTTCTGTTctagaggaagatgatgaagcctTCTGGTGCTTTGCTGGTTTCATGAGGAAAGCCCGCCACAATTTCAGGCTTGATGAAGTGGGTATTCGTCGGCAACTCAACATGGTGGCCAGGATAATCAAATACAAGGACTTCCATCTCTATAGACATTTGGAGATGCTCCAAGCTGAAGACTGCTTTTTTGTTTACAGAATGGTGGTCGTAATGTTCCGGAGGGAGCTCACCTTCGAGCAGACCCTATGTCTCTGGGAGGTGATGTGGGCTGATCAGGCAGCAAACCGCGCTGGGATTGCAAAGTCGTCCTGGCGAAGAATGCGGTTGGGAGCCCCTCCAACAGATGACCTACTACTATATGCGATTGCAGCGAGCGTGTTGCAGAAGCGTAAACTGATCATAGAAAGCTACAGCAGCATGGATGAGATCATTAGGGAGTGTAACAGCATGGCTGGGCAGCTTGACATTTGGAAGCTCCTGGATGATGCGCATGATCTGGTGGTCACGCTTCACAATAGGATCGAATAG
- the LOC117836400 gene encoding uncharacterized protein, whose amino-acid sequence MASSLTVSTTTATGAAAGTAAANKQREGAEVITGAEACFAHSKEMLKALGFPGGVMPLRGLEECGWVKETGFVWMRQKAPYEHYFRGTGTRVRYDAEVTAYVEEGRMKRMTGVRSKQVLLWVPIVEMSLDGEKRDKIYFKSNVGIGRSFPASAFADEEEKEEKEEGGDKPAGADEEKKGEVGGDKPADADAATK is encoded by the coding sequence ATGGCTTCGTCCCTGACCgtgtcgacgacgacggcgaccggggcggcggccggcaccgCCGCGGCCAACAAGCAGCGCGAGGGCGCGGAGGTCATCACAGGCGCGGAGGCGTGCTTCGCGCACTCCAAGGAGATGCTCAAGGCGCTGGGGTTCCCGGGCGGGGTGATGCCGCTGCGGGGGCTGGAGGAGTGCGGGTGGGTGAAGGAGACCGGGTTCGTGTGGATGCGGCAGAAGGCGCCCTACGAGCACTACTTCCGGGGCACGGGCACCCGGGTGCGCTACGACGCCGAGGTCACCGCGTACGTGGAGGAGGGCCGGATGAAGCGCATGACGGGGGTGCGCAGCAAGCAGGTCCTGCTCTGGGTGCCCATCGTCGAGATGAGCCTCGACGGCGAGAAGCGCGACAAGATCTACTTCAAGTCCAACGTCGGGATCGGCCGATCGTTCCCCGCCTCCGCGttcgccgacgaggaggagaaggaagagaaggaggagggcggcgacaAGCCCGCCGGTgccgacgaggagaagaagggggagGTGGGCGGCGACAAGCCCGCTGATGCCGACGCCGCCACCAAGTGA